A genomic window from Aurantimicrobium photophilum includes:
- the metG gene encoding methionine--tRNA ligase, producing the protein MSAGKSFYVTTPIFYVNDVPHIGHAYTEVAADVLARWHRQAGDRTWMLTGTDEHGEKILRTATANGATPQEWVDRLVESAWKPLLDTIDISNDDFIRTTDARHEDNVKKFLQHLYDAGYIYTGEYEGSYCVGCEEYKQDSDLVEGTGEFAGEKVCAIHSKPVENLHEKNYFFRMSDFTQPLLDMYEANPNFVQPESARNEVVQFVKQGLNDLSISRSSFDWGIKLPWDDSHVVYVWFDALLNYITAAGYGYDEEKLATLWPATHIVGKDILRFHAVIWPAMLMAAGVEVPHQVYGHGWLLVGGEKMSKSKLTGIAPNDITDTFGSDAFRYYFMSAISFGQDGSFSWEDLSARYQAELANGFGNLASRTLAMVTRYFDGVVPAAGELTPSDKAIADVVASAAVEADAAIERLAIHDTVTAIWTIVDALNGYITEQEPWALAKDPANAGRLSTVLNTATEGLRALAVLLSPFMPQATQKLWSALNVEPNLGALTAQPIREAGKWNQVPIGTTVGALEALFPRIESSAE; encoded by the coding sequence ATGTCTGCCGGCAAAAGCTTCTACGTCACCACGCCTATCTTCTACGTCAACGACGTGCCACACATTGGTCACGCGTATACGGAGGTCGCTGCTGACGTGCTCGCACGCTGGCACCGTCAGGCCGGAGACCGCACCTGGATGCTCACGGGTACCGATGAGCACGGTGAGAAGATACTCCGCACTGCCACCGCTAACGGTGCCACTCCACAGGAGTGGGTAGACCGACTGGTGGAGTCTGCATGGAAGCCCCTGCTGGACACCATCGACATCTCGAATGACGACTTCATCCGCACCACGGACGCTCGTCACGAAGACAACGTAAAGAAGTTCCTGCAGCACCTCTATGACGCCGGCTACATCTATACCGGTGAATACGAAGGTTCCTACTGCGTGGGCTGTGAGGAATACAAGCAGGACTCTGACCTGGTTGAGGGCACCGGAGAATTCGCAGGCGAGAAGGTCTGCGCCATTCACTCCAAGCCCGTGGAAAACCTACACGAGAAGAACTACTTCTTCCGCATGAGCGACTTCACCCAGCCACTGCTGGATATGTATGAAGCGAACCCCAACTTTGTGCAGCCTGAGTCTGCTCGCAACGAGGTTGTCCAGTTTGTGAAGCAGGGTCTCAACGACCTCTCCATCTCTCGCTCCAGCTTTGACTGGGGAATCAAGCTTCCCTGGGATGACTCCCACGTTGTCTATGTGTGGTTTGACGCACTACTGAACTACATCACTGCTGCCGGCTATGGCTATGACGAAGAGAAGCTTGCTACTCTGTGGCCTGCCACCCACATCGTGGGTAAGGACATCCTGCGATTCCACGCGGTGATCTGGCCCGCCATGCTCATGGCTGCCGGTGTTGAGGTTCCGCACCAGGTTTATGGTCACGGCTGGCTCCTCGTCGGTGGCGAGAAGATGTCTAAGTCCAAGCTCACCGGAATTGCACCCAACGACATCACCGACACCTTTGGTTCTGATGCGTTCCGCTACTACTTCATGAGCGCCATTAGCTTCGGCCAAGATGGCTCGTTCAGCTGGGAAGACCTCTCTGCTCGTTACCAGGCAGAACTGGCGAACGGTTTCGGAAACCTCGCTTCTCGCACCTTGGCTATGGTCACTCGTTATTTCGACGGTGTTGTTCCTGCTGCAGGCGAACTGACACCTTCAGACAAGGCCATCGCAGATGTTGTTGCCTCAGCTGCTGTGGAAGCAGACGCTGCTATTGAGCGTCTGGCTATCCACGACACAGTGACCGCCATCTGGACCATCGTGGATGCCCTCAACGGCTACATCACTGAGCAGGAGCCCTGGGCGTTGGCAAAGGATCCCGCGAATGCTGGTCGTCTCTCCACGGTGCTCAACACGGCTACTGAGGGTCTTCGTGCACTTGCTGTTTTGCTGTCTCCCTTCATGCCTCAGGCAACCCAGAAGTTGTGGTCTGCTCTGAACGTGGAACCCAACCTTGGCGCTCTCACTGCTCAGCCCATTCGCGAGGCAGGAAAGTGGAACCAGGTTCCCATTGGCACCACCGTGGGCGCTCTCGAAGCTCTCTTCCCCCGTATTGAGTCCTCCGCCGAGTAG
- a CDS encoding TatD family hydrolase, translated as MTESAYIRQRDTTAEHGQKRDLSYPPLPEPLPVAVYDNHTHLEISDGEQPIDYHEHLERAAEVGIVGVIQVGGDVETSKWSASVAAAEPRMLAAVAIHPNEAPRYEEAGTLDDALAVIDDLASWPRTRAVGETGLDFFRTGPEGLAAQRRSFEAHIEIAKKHSIAMQIHDRDAHDDVIETLLRVSAPEKTVFHCFSGDAAMAKIAADNGWYLSFSGTVTFKKNEELREALQVIPRELVLVETDAPFLTPTPFRGRPNAPYMTPHTVRAMAEVLGDDLGDLCAQIAFNTEKVYGSWADGLVE; from the coding sequence ATGACCGAATCGGCATATATTCGTCAGCGCGACACCACAGCCGAGCACGGCCAGAAGCGTGACTTGTCCTACCCTCCATTGCCCGAGCCACTCCCGGTCGCGGTCTATGACAACCACACTCACCTTGAGATCTCTGACGGGGAACAGCCCATCGATTATCACGAGCACCTCGAACGTGCTGCTGAAGTCGGCATCGTCGGTGTGATTCAGGTTGGTGGTGACGTGGAGACCTCGAAGTGGTCTGCCTCTGTCGCCGCGGCTGAACCTCGCATGCTGGCTGCCGTTGCCATTCACCCCAACGAAGCTCCTCGCTATGAAGAAGCCGGCACACTCGATGACGCTCTGGCAGTTATTGATGACCTCGCCTCCTGGCCTCGCACCCGCGCGGTGGGGGAGACCGGTCTCGACTTCTTCCGCACGGGACCTGAAGGTCTGGCTGCTCAGCGTCGCTCTTTTGAAGCTCACATCGAGATTGCCAAGAAGCATTCCATCGCGATGCAGATCCATGACCGTGATGCTCACGACGACGTCATTGAGACCCTGCTTCGAGTCAGTGCGCCAGAGAAGACGGTGTTCCACTGTTTCTCTGGCGATGCTGCCATGGCAAAGATTGCTGCCGACAACGGCTGGTACTTGTCATTCTCGGGCACCGTCACGTTCAAGAAGAACGAAGAGCTGCGTGAAGCACTCCAGGTGATTCCTCGCGAACTCGTGCTGGTTGAAACCGATGCACCGTTCCTCACGCCCACACCGTTCCGTGGTCGCCCCAACGCCCCCTATATGACTCCTCACACGGTTCGTGCGATGGCAGAGGTGTTGGGAGATGACCTGGGTGATCTGTGTGCACAGATCGCCTTCAATACCGAGAAGGTTTATGGCTCCTGGGCAGACGGGCTCGTCGAATGA
- the rsmA gene encoding 16S rRNA (adenine(1518)-N(6)/adenine(1519)-N(6))-dimethyltransferase RsmA — MSVKLLGPAEIRDLAELLDVTPTKKLGQNFVIDANTVRKIVKVAHVEAGDSVVEIGPGLGSLSLGIVEAGASLVAVEIDGRLAAQLPATFAEMAPDAKLTVIHEDAMKIMELPDKPTRLVANLPYNVSVPVLLHFLEHFPSIRSGVVMVQAEVGHRLAAEPGSKVYGGPSAKAAWYGKWRIAGTVSRQVFWPVPNVDSVLVGFERDAVQPGDEALRRRTFDIIDGAFGQRRKMLRQALSDLCGSSAAATELLERAGIDPTLRGEQLNIAQFVSIANAS; from the coding sequence ATGAGTGTGAAGCTGCTCGGCCCCGCCGAGATTCGTGACCTGGCAGAACTGCTCGATGTCACCCCCACCAAAAAACTTGGTCAGAACTTCGTTATTGACGCCAACACCGTGCGCAAGATCGTCAAGGTTGCTCACGTTGAAGCCGGTGACTCTGTTGTGGAGATTGGGCCAGGTTTAGGTTCTCTGAGCCTGGGCATCGTGGAAGCCGGAGCTTCCCTGGTTGCGGTCGAGATTGATGGCCGCCTCGCAGCGCAGCTGCCGGCGACCTTTGCCGAGATGGCTCCGGACGCCAAGCTCACCGTCATCCACGAAGACGCCATGAAGATCATGGAGCTCCCCGATAAGCCCACGCGCCTGGTTGCGAATCTTCCCTATAACGTCTCCGTTCCTGTGTTGCTGCACTTCCTAGAGCACTTCCCCAGCATTCGCTCGGGTGTGGTGATGGTGCAGGCAGAAGTTGGGCACCGTCTTGCTGCTGAGCCCGGTTCCAAGGTTTATGGCGGCCCCAGTGCCAAGGCGGCCTGGTATGGCAAGTGGCGTATTGCTGGCACTGTCAGCCGTCAGGTGTTCTGGCCTGTTCCAAATGTGGACTCGGTGTTAGTTGGTTTTGAACGTGATGCTGTGCAGCCAGGTGACGAGGCCCTCCGTCGTCGCACCTTTGACATCATCGATGGCGCATTTGGTCAGCGTCGCAAGATGCTGCGCCAGGCACTCTCTGATTTGTGTGGGTCGAGTGCTGCTGCAACCGAGTTGCTGGAGCGTGCAGGGATTGATCCCACGCTGCGCGGTGAGCAGCTGAACATTGCTCAATTCGTGTCTATCGCCAACGCCAGCTAG
- a CDS encoding 4-(cytidine 5'-diphospho)-2-C-methyl-D-erythritol kinase, translating into MTETGAREVVHVRAPGKINVSLAVGAVMDDGYHDVATTYQAVSLYEEIRAYPADDFSVSFTGDFDLSGVPLDASNLAIKAAQLLARKAKYRGGVRLEIQKNVPIAGGMGGGSADAAGALVACDALWGTNLGKDALLKLAAELGADVPFALMGGTAIGTGRGDRLSPVLTSHEHFEWVLVPADFGLSTPAVYGELDAHRERHIADIKPAPQSPTVDTAVLQALRAGDPVMLADALSNDLQAPALHLQPSLVDILELGEKSGALAGIVSGSGPTLAFLAEDAESAIDLQVTLSAAGHHVLRVSGPVHGARVVND; encoded by the coding sequence ATGACCGAGACTGGTGCACGCGAGGTGGTTCACGTTCGAGCCCCCGGCAAGATCAATGTCTCGCTCGCTGTTGGCGCCGTGATGGATGATGGTTACCACGATGTGGCGACCACCTATCAAGCCGTCAGCCTCTATGAAGAAATCCGTGCGTATCCCGCAGACGATTTCTCTGTCTCCTTCACCGGTGACTTTGACCTGAGTGGTGTTCCGCTCGATGCGTCCAACCTTGCCATCAAGGCAGCGCAGCTGCTTGCACGCAAGGCGAAGTATCGCGGCGGTGTTCGCCTCGAAATCCAGAAGAACGTTCCCATTGCCGGTGGCATGGGTGGTGGCTCAGCAGATGCTGCGGGTGCTCTCGTTGCCTGTGATGCACTGTGGGGAACCAACCTGGGTAAAGATGCTTTGTTGAAGCTCGCAGCCGAACTCGGTGCTGATGTTCCCTTCGCGCTGATGGGTGGCACTGCCATTGGTACAGGACGTGGAGATCGCCTGAGCCCCGTGCTCACCAGCCACGAACACTTTGAGTGGGTTCTGGTTCCCGCCGACTTTGGCCTCAGCACTCCTGCTGTCTATGGTGAACTCGATGCTCACCGTGAACGTCACATTGCCGACATCAAGCCCGCACCACAGTCGCCCACCGTCGACACTGCGGTTCTCCAGGCGCTGCGTGCAGGTGACCCCGTCATGCTGGCAGACGCTTTGAGTAATGACCTGCAGGCTCCTGCCCTTCACCTCCAGCCTTCACTCGTGGACATCCTGGAACTCGGTGAGAAGAGCGGTGCTCTGGCCGGCATCGTCTCGGGCTCTGGTCCAACTCTTGCTTTCCTTGCCGAAGATGCTGAGTCAGCTATTGATCTTCAAGTTACCCTCAGTGCTGCCGGTCATCATGTTCTGCGCGTATCGGGCCCCGTGCACGGCGCCCGAGTAGTGAACGACTAA